Proteins encoded within one genomic window of Methanobrevibacter arboriphilus JCM 13429 = DSM 1125:
- the gatB gene encoding Asp-tRNA(Asn)/Glu-tRNA(Gln) amidotransferase subunit GatB, producing MKCGLEIHVQLKTDSKLFCDCPTNYKDASANTNICPVCLNQPGAKPYPTNEKALENALTIALMLNCKIDQSITYFMRKHYDYPDLPSGYQRTSVPIGYEGDLNGIRIREIHMEEDPGQFKPDFGIVDFNRSGIPLVEIVTEPDMHSPEEAREFLKELIRVLNYSECARGEGTMRADVNISLEGGNRAEIKNINSIKGAYKALKFEMIRQKNLIKRGVEVKQETRAFLESQMITVGMRTKEDADDYRFIPDPDLPPIKIQSNQLEEVAESMPEAPHHKVNRFMEQYKIDEETAKTLTSELELANAYEEVAKSIDPKFSAMWMRDELKRVLTYNKLEFADSEISPNNIIDLLKLLKDKEITTKAGQRIVEQMPKNKKPPKEIAENLGLIGVVKEDEVINAAKKAIEENSEAVEDYKAGKGASLNFLVGQVMRLTRGKADPGETVKILKELLK from the coding sequence ATGAAATGTGGACTTGAAATTCACGTACAGCTAAAAACTGACTCAAAGCTATTTTGTGATTGCCCTACAAACTATAAAGATGCTTCAGCAAACACAAACATTTGTCCAGTTTGTTTAAATCAACCAGGAGCAAAACCATATCCAACTAATGAAAAAGCTTTAGAAAATGCCCTAACAATAGCATTAATGTTAAACTGTAAAATAGACCAAAGTATAACCTATTTCATGAGAAAACATTATGATTATCCAGATTTACCTTCTGGTTATCAAAGAACTTCAGTTCCAATTGGATATGAAGGAGATCTGAATGGAATCAGAATACGTGAAATACATATGGAAGAAGATCCAGGTCAATTTAAACCAGATTTTGGAATAGTTGATTTTAATAGGTCTGGAATTCCTCTTGTTGAAATTGTTACAGAACCAGACATGCATTCCCCAGAAGAAGCTCGTGAATTTTTAAAAGAGCTAATTAGAGTCTTAAATTATAGTGAATGTGCTCGTGGAGAAGGAACCATGCGAGCAGATGTCAATATATCCCTTGAAGGAGGAAATAGAGCAGAAATTAAAAATATAAACTCTATAAAAGGTGCATATAAAGCACTTAAGTTTGAAATGATCAGACAAAAAAATTTAATAAAAAGAGGGGTTGAAGTAAAACAAGAAACAAGAGCATTCTTAGAATCTCAAATGATAACCGTAGGTATGAGAACAAAAGAAGACGCAGATGATTATAGATTTATACCAGACCCAGATTTACCCCCAATTAAGATTCAAAGCAATCAACTTGAAGAAGTAGCTGAATCTATGCCTGAAGCTCCTCACCATAAAGTCAATAGATTCATGGAACAATATAAAATAGATGAAGAAACTGCTAAAACATTAACTTCAGAACTTGAATTAGCTAATGCTTATGAAGAAGTAGCTAAATCAATAGATCCAAAATTTTCTGCAATGTGGATGAGAGATGAACTTAAAAGAGTTTTAACATATAATAAACTTGAATTTGCAGATAGTGAAATAAGTCCAAATAATATTATAGATCTATTAAAACTTCTTAAAGATAAAGAGATTACAACAAAAGCAGGACAAAGAATAGTTGAACAAATGCCTAAGAATAAGAAACCTCCAAAGGAAATAGCTGAAAATTTGGGATTAATAGGTGTTGTAAAAGAAGATGAAGTAATAAATGCAGCTAAAAAAGCCATAGAAGAAAATTCTGAGGCTGTAGAAGATTATAAAGCAGGTAAAGGAGCATCCTTAAACTTCTTAGTTGGTCAGGTTATGAGATTAACTAGAGGAAAAGCAGATCCTGGAGAAACTGTAAAAATATTAAAAGAATTACTTAAATAG
- the hisE gene encoding phosphoribosyl-ATP diphosphatase → MTNEKIIRDIYETLEDRKNNPIDSYTSNIMKDSKKLAEDKILEKIGEEAAEVIIASKNNEKLVHESADLIFHTLLLLAYKEISLDELLEEFKRRHEL, encoded by the coding sequence ATGACTAATGAAAAAATTATCAGAGACATTTATGAAACACTAGAAGATAGAAAAAATAACCCGATTGATTCATATACTTCTAATATAATGAAAGATAGCAAAAAATTAGCTGAGGATAAAATTTTAGAAAAAATAGGGGAAGAAGCAGCTGAGGTTATAATTGCATCAAAAAATAATGAGAAACTCGTTCATGAATCTGCTGATTTAATTTTTCACACACTTCTTCTTTTAGCATACAAAGAAATTAGCCTAGATGAATTATTAGAGGAATTTAAGAGAAGACATGAATTATAG
- a CDS encoding CBS domain-containing ParB/RepB/Spo0J family partition protein: MSGKSLVKNYMTKDVISVNPNTPNANVIKLMKDTGHDGFPVIDENEHIVGIVTAFDLLLKEWEELVKDIMSTEVVVAQQDMSINDASRVMFRQGISRLPVVGRDGRLNGIITNTDMVRSHIERSTPTKVNYFKKTLEQLYGIKTNLKREKVSTNDLRPTQDKVYADELEGRTYELKRGLAEPAIVVKSGNRWILVDGHHRAVAARKLGCNEIDCYVINLNKDLELGMEKTADKAGIHNFDDIEIIDDAQHPLIAITESLKKKMPEKMKPGKYWTKEDEEQESNE, translated from the coding sequence ATGAGTGGAAAATCTTTAGTAAAAAACTATATGACAAAGGATGTTATTAGTGTAAATCCTAATACACCTAATGCAAATGTTATAAAATTAATGAAAGATACTGGTCACGATGGATTTCCAGTTATTGATGAAAACGAACATATTGTAGGAATAGTTACTGCTTTTGACTTATTATTAAAAGAATGGGAAGAGTTAGTGAAAGATATTATGTCAACTGAAGTAGTAGTTGCTCAACAAGATATGTCTATCAATGATGCTTCTAGAGTAATGTTTAGACAAGGAATTTCAAGATTACCAGTTGTAGGTAGAGATGGAAGACTTAATGGAATAATAACAAACACAGATATGGTTAGATCCCATATAGAACGATCAACTCCAACTAAAGTAAATTACTTTAAAAAGACTTTAGAACAATTATATGGAATTAAAACAAATTTAAAAAGAGAAAAAGTTAGTACTAATGATTTAAGACCTACTCAAGATAAAGTCTATGCTGATGAATTAGAAGGAAGGACTTATGAATTAAAAAGAGGGTTAGCTGAACCAGCTATTGTAGTAAAAAGTGGAAATAGATGGATACTTGTTGATGGACATCACAGAGCCGTTGCTGCAAGAAAATTAGGATGTAATGAAATTGATTGTTATGTTATTAATCTAAACAAGGATTTAGAGTTAGGTATGGAAAAAACAGCTGACAAAGCAGGGATACATAATTTTGATGATATTGAAATTATTGATGATGCACAACATCCACTTATAGCTATTACAGAAAGTTTAAAGAAAAAAATGCCTGAAAAAATGAAGCCTGGTAAATATTGGACCAAAGAAGATGAAGAACAAGAAAGTAATGAATAA